In the genome of Pseudomonas sp. Teo4, the window GCCAGCAGCGGCGTCTCGAAGTAGCGGGTGAAGGCATCCTGCACCAGCACGATGCTGCGCTCGCGCTGGGCCGGGGTCAGTTCACGCAGCGCCGGTACACTGGCCACACCCACACGGCAGCGAGTCAGCGTCGACTGGAAGTTGAATCGGCTGATCAGCGGGCTGTCGACCATGCCGACTTTGTCCGCCAGCAGCTTGCTCACCCATTTCGAGCCCATCACCGCGTTGTACAGCCCTGGCGCATGGGCCAGGTACGGAATGGTGAACTCCAGCGAACCGATCAGGTAGTCGCGCATAGGGCGTTGGTAACGGCCGTGATACAGCTCGAGGAAGCGCGAGCGGAAGTCCGGTACGTTGACCTTGATCGGGCACTGGCCCGCGCAGGATTTGCACGCCAGGCAACCGGCCATGGCGTCATACACCTCGTGGGAAAAGTCCTCCTGGCCCTGCTGACGTGCGCGGTTGTTGCGCAGGCGCGCCGGCAGGCCCTTGAGCCACGACACCTTGTTGCGCGCCGCCGCCAGCACGTCGATATCGGCCTCGCCCTGCAGGCGCAGCCATTCGCGCATCAGCGAGGCACGGCCCTTGGGCGAATGCTGGCGCTCGCGGGTGGCCTTCCACGACGGGCACATGGCGTCGTTGGGGTCGTAGTTGTAGCAGGCGCCGTTGCCGTTGCAGTGCACGGCGCTAGGGAAGTCCTGCCACACGCGCTCGCTGATGGTACGGTCGAGATCACCACGCAGGGTCACGCCGTCGACCGGAGTCAGGCCTTCGGCGCTGTCCGGCGGGGTGCAGATCTTGCCCGGGTTGAGCTGGTTGTGTGGGTCGAAGGCGCCTTTCAGGCGCTGCAGCGCCGGGTACAGCTCGCCGAAGTACTCCGGCACATACTCCGAACGCAGGCCCTTGCCATGCTCACCCCACAGCAGGCCACCGTAGCTTTTGGTCAGCGCTGCCACAGCGTCGGAAATCGGCTTGACCAGTGCGGCCTGGGCCGGGTCTTTCATGTCCAGCGCCGGGCGCACGTGCAGCACGCCGGCATCGACGTGGCCAAACATGCCGTAGGCCAGGCCGTAGCCATCGAGCAAGGCGCGGAAGTCGGCAATGTAGTCGGCCAGTTGCTCCGGTGGTACCGCCGTGTCTTCCACGAACGGCTGCGGGCGCACTTCGCCCTCGACGTTACCCAGCAAGCCTACCGAGCGCTTGCGCATGACGTAGACGCGGGTGACTGCCTCGGCGCCTTCCGCCAGGGTATGCCCCAGGCGCTCGACGCTGGTGTCCGCCTGCAAGTGTTCAACGAATGCCTGCACCCGGGCGTTGACCTCGGCCGGCTCATCGCCGCAGAACTCCACCAGGTTGATGCCCAGGGTCGGGCGCTCGGGGTCTGCCGGGAAGTACTCGGCCACGCTGTGCCAGACGATGTCCTTCATCGCCAGCATCAGCACCTTGGAGTCGACGGTCTCGATCGACAGCGGCTTGTGCGCCATCAGTGCGTTAGCGTCGCGCAGGGCGTCCATGAAGCTGGTGTAGCGTACGTTGACCAACACCGCGTACTTGGGAATCGGCAGCACATTGAGCTTGGCCTCGACCACATAGCCCAGCGAACCCTCGGCACCGCACAGCACGCTGTTGAGGTTGAAGCGGCCTTGCTCGTCGCGCAGGTGCGCCAGGTCATAGCCGGTCAGGCAGCGGTTGAGCTTGGGAAAGGTGCTTTCGATCAGCTCGGCCTGGTTCTCCTGGATGTCACGCGCCATGCGGTACACCTCGCCGACCCGGCCGGGCGCGGCACAGGCCTGCTCCAGCGCCGCATCGTCGATGGGCAGGCTGTGCAGGCGCTCACCACCCAGCAGCACGCTGTGCAGCTCCAACACGTGGTCGCGAGTCTTGCCGTAGGTGCAGCTGCCCTGCCCGCTGGCGTCGGTGTTGATCATGCCGCCGACGGTGGCGCGGTTGGAGGTGGACAGTTCCGGGGCGAAGAACAGCCCATAGGGCTTGAGCGCGGCGTTGAGCTGGTCCTTGACCGTACCGGCCTGGACACGCACCCAGCGCTCTTCGACGTTGATTTCGAGGATCTTGTTCATGTGCCGCGACAGGTCGACGACGATGCCGTCGGTCAGCGACTGGCCGTTGGTGCCGGTACCGCCGCCACGCGGGGTCAGCTTGACCTGCTGGAAGCGCGCATCGCCCATCAACGTAGCGACCCGCGCCACATCGTCGGCGTCCATCGGGAACACCGCTGCCTGGGGCAGACGCTGGTAGATCGAGTTGTCGGTGGCCAACACCGTGCGGGTGGCGTAATCGGCACTGATCTGGCCTCGGAAACCGCTGTTGCGCAGGGCTTCGAGGAATTCTGGGTAGTTGGCGCTCGGTGCACGGGTCGGCAGCTGGGCGATCATCGAAGGATGGCCTCTTGATATTGGCTAATTCACGGAAATCCTGTCACCTCGGCATGGGTCATTTCATGCACGGATGACGAATAGGCCCATGTTCCTGTAGTTTCGTCACAGGGGCAAACGGATAATCCTGCCGCTATCAATGACTTTTATGAATGAATTACCGCCATCTGACCCCCTCCATGTCGCTGCTGCTGGCATTCGAGGCCGCCGCGCGGCATGAAAGCTATACCCGAGCCGCCGCCGAACTGTCCCTGACCCAGAGCGCGGTCAGCCGGCAAGTGCAGGCGCTGGAGCAGCAACTGGGCCTGACCCTGTTCCGCCGCGAGGGCCGCCAGGTGCAGTTGACCGACGTCGGCCGCCTGTACCAGCGCGAGCTGAGCGAGGCGCTGGGACGCATCCGCAGCGCGACCCTGCAGGCGCTGGCCTACCAGTCCGGCGTCGGCACCCTGCGCCTGGCGACCCTACCCACCTTCGGCTCGAAGTGGCTGTTGCCGCGTCTGCACGCCTTCTACAGCGCACACCCCGGCATGCTGGTGCACATCCATTCGCGAATCGAAGCCATCAACTTTGACACCAGCGAGATCGACGCGGCCATCGGCGTGGCCAGCCATGACCTGCCGGGGCTGATCTGCCACCGCCTGCATGCCGAACAACTGGTGGTGATCTTGCCACCGGAGGCCAGCGGCGATGCCCAGGGCTGGAGCCCGGCGCGAATCAGTGAAGAAGTGCTGCTGAACGTTGCCAACAACCCCCACGCCTGGGGTGAGTGGTTCTCCCACCACGGCCTGCCCCACCGCTCGATGCGCCTGGGGCCTAGCTTCGAACTGACCTCTCACCTGATTCAGGCCGTACGCGCCGGGATCGGCATCGGCCTGGTGCCGCAGATTCTGGTAGAAGAGGAATTGGCCAAAGGCGAGCTGTTCAGCCCGGGGACGG includes:
- a CDS encoding LysR substrate-binding domain-containing protein — encoded protein: MNYRHLTPSMSLLLAFEAAARHESYTRAAAELSLTQSAVSRQVQALEQQLGLTLFRREGRQVQLTDVGRLYQRELSEALGRIRSATLQALAYQSGVGTLRLATLPTFGSKWLLPRLHAFYSAHPGMLVHIHSRIEAINFDTSEIDAAIGVASHDLPGLICHRLHAEQLVVILPPEASGDAQGWSPARISEEVLLNVANNPHAWGEWFSHHGLPHRSMRLGPSFELTSHLIQAVRAGIGIGLVPQILVEEELAKGELFSPGTAFASQRSYYLIYPPRNEALPSLRAFRGWLLEQI
- a CDS encoding FAD-binding and (Fe-S)-binding domain-containing protein; the encoded protein is MIAQLPTRAPSANYPEFLEALRNSGFRGQISADYATRTVLATDNSIYQRLPQAAVFPMDADDVARVATLMGDARFQQVKLTPRGGGTGTNGQSLTDGIVVDLSRHMNKILEINVEERWVRVQAGTVKDQLNAALKPYGLFFAPELSTSNRATVGGMINTDASGQGSCTYGKTRDHVLELHSVLLGGERLHSLPIDDAALEQACAAPGRVGEVYRMARDIQENQAELIESTFPKLNRCLTGYDLAHLRDEQGRFNLNSVLCGAEGSLGYVVEAKLNVLPIPKYAVLVNVRYTSFMDALRDANALMAHKPLSIETVDSKVLMLAMKDIVWHSVAEYFPADPERPTLGINLVEFCGDEPAEVNARVQAFVEHLQADTSVERLGHTLAEGAEAVTRVYVMRKRSVGLLGNVEGEVRPQPFVEDTAVPPEQLADYIADFRALLDGYGLAYGMFGHVDAGVLHVRPALDMKDPAQAALVKPISDAVAALTKSYGGLLWGEHGKGLRSEYVPEYFGELYPALQRLKGAFDPHNQLNPGKICTPPDSAEGLTPVDGVTLRGDLDRTISERVWQDFPSAVHCNGNGACYNYDPNDAMCPSWKATRERQHSPKGRASLMREWLRLQGEADIDVLAAARNKVSWLKGLPARLRNNRARQQGQEDFSHEVYDAMAGCLACKSCAGQCPIKVNVPDFRSRFLELYHGRYQRPMRDYLIGSLEFTIPYLAHAPGLYNAVMGSKWVSKLLADKVGMVDSPLISRFNFQSTLTRCRVGVASVPALRELTPAQRERSIVLVQDAFTRYFETPLLASFIELAHRLGHRVFLAPYSANGKPLHVQGFLGAFAKAAIRNATQLKALADCGVPLVGLDPAMTLVYRQEYQKVPGLEECPKVLLPQEWLMDVLPEQAAVAPGNFRLMAHCTEKTNVPASTKQWEQVFARLGLKLVTEATGCCGMSGTYGHEARNQETSRTIFEQSWATKLDKDGEPLATGYSCRSQVKRMTERQMRHPLEVVLQYAQR